From one Parachlamydia acanthamoebae genomic stretch:
- a CDS encoding DsbA family protein translates to MSMLKDPVSNDDHVQGQQNAEITLVEYGDYQCPFCGHAYLIIKQIQEHFGLKLRFVFRNFPLTEIHPLAKPAAELTEYAGSEGKFWKMHDLIYESQANLSLERLVELADSLDLSSTKLKDGPNTFDQKIQKDFIGGVKSGVNGTPTLFINDDRYAGPVEFRYLILAINKTITS, encoded by the coding sequence ATGTCGATGCTAAAAGACCCAGTTTCCAACGATGATCATGTGCAGGGCCAACAAAATGCCGAGATTACCTTGGTAGAATACGGCGACTATCAATGTCCATTCTGCGGGCATGCATACCTGATTATCAAACAAATCCAAGAACACTTCGGACTTAAACTTAGATTTGTTTTTCGAAACTTTCCTTTAACAGAAATCCACCCATTAGCTAAGCCTGCAGCAGAATTGACTGAGTATGCAGGATCGGAAGGAAAGTTCTGGAAAATGCATGATCTTATTTATGAGAGTCAAGCTAACTTAAGTCTAGAACGATTAGTCGAATTAGCGGATTCTTTAGATTTATCCTCTACAAAACTAAAAGACGGGCCAAACACTTTTGACCAGAAAATTCAAAAAGATTTTATTGGCGGTGTTAAAAGTGGAGTCAATGGCACCCCAACCCTCTTCATCAATGATGATCGTTACGCAGGCCCTGTTGAGTTTAGATATCTCATTTTAGCGATAAATAAAACTATCACGTCTTAA